From a single Ascaphus truei isolate aAscTru1 chromosome 2, aAscTru1.hap1, whole genome shotgun sequence genomic region:
- the LOC142475996 gene encoding uncharacterized protein LOC142475996 — MLLLYIVAPEGHVSPETEQVSSPGSASSTHLEEHDEEDFDDDDDDDDAAAAAIDTQIQASDHEEVPIETVLPPKRPANTTYDAIVASEGKIVEAENRRHSDLMTVLERMIALQEETVSQLAHLHRVFIEVPKQLQKINTSFEALVVQQTQANYWRMTNVPQFNSSQAGSVHAGQFSPHASDIHSPGPNVTSQVADIAVQVPDDILPLPSVQIQQLTPTKEATKRKHKQLLLTSFWSKTKKDTHETDQPSLVQCLPTCSHVSVGTSPVREQSLPKSPVGESLPKSPVGESLPKSPVGESLPKSPVGESLPKSPVGESLPKSPVGESLATSPVGESLATSPVGEQSLPKSPVGESLATSPAREVPEATQSGSVVPKVGGKRKRKIQETTSRPVTRSQKEQKK; from the exons atgttattgttatatatagttgcccctgaaggacatgtgtcacctgagactgaacaagtgtcttcacctgggtcagccagctcaacacacctagaag aacatgatgaagaggattttgatgatgatgatgatgatgatgatgccgccgccgccgccatagacacacaaatacaagcaagtgaccatgaagaggttccaattgaaactgttttaccgccaaaacgtccagcaaataccacatatgatgcaattgtagcttctgagggaaaaattgtggaagcagaaaatcgtcgccattctgacctgatgacagtgctggaaaggatgattgcactgcaggaagaaacagtttcacaattggcacatctccacagagtcttcattgaagtgcctaaacagttgcaaaaaatcaacacctcattcgaagcattagttgttcagcaaacacaagctaattactggagaatgactaatgtaccacaattcaacagctcacaggcaggatctgttcatgcaggtcagttttcaccacatgcttctgatattcattcaccaggcccaaatgttaccagtcaagtagcagacattgctgtgcaggttcctgacgacatcctaccgctgccatctgtacaaattcagcagctgacacctacaaaggaggccacaaaaagaaaacacaagcagttactactgaccagtttttggtcaaaaacaaaaaaagacacacatgaaacagaccaaccatcacttgtgcagtgtctaccaacttgctcacatgtgtcagtgggcacaagccctgtccgtgaacagtcactacccaaaagccctgtaggtgagtcactgcccaaaagccctgtaggtgaatcgctgcccaaaagccctgtaggtgagtcactgcccaaaagccctgtaggtgaatcgctgcccaaaagccctgtaggtgaatcactgcccaaaagccctgtaggtgagtcactggccacaagccctgtaggtgagtcactggccacaagccctgtaggtgaacagtcactgcccaaaagccctgtaggtgagtcactggccacaagccctgcccgtgaagtgccagaggccactcaaagtggctctgttgtacctaaagttggtggcaaaagaaaaaggaaaattcaagagacaacaagcaggcctgttactcgctcgcaaaaagaacaaaaaaaataa